AGCTTTTGATTTGTCTCTGTTTGTTCTGATTCATTCATCTTTAATCTAGCAGTCTATCTGTAGTAACTGATTTCTATCTGTTGTGTATGTTTTATTAAAGCAGAGTTGATGGCTGGCGTTGTGCATTTTGCGGGATGGTGCGCTGTTGAAGACAGCAAGACACTTTCAGAGGGTGAAGAGCCGAAATCTGGCCGGGTTTACATCATGTATCATGGCACACACATCGACAACGCTGAAAGCATCATCATCAACGGCTTCAAACCGTCCACAGGTGGAATGCTGGGCAGAGGTGTGTACACGAGCCGCAACATCAGGAAGGCCATGTGCTACCCACTCCGAACCGACAAGCGTGACCAGGTCGTGTTCAAGCTCAAGGTTAATGTTGGGAAAGTGAAAAAAATCAACTGCGATAACCATCCCCTGCGCACGACATGGCACAACAACGGCTACGACTGCGCATGGGTGCCTCCACACAGCAATCTCTCGACAGTCAAATCTGGCCGAGAGGAGGACTGTGTGTGGGACCCAAAACGCATCACTGTGGTCGATGTGGCATGTTGTGTGGATAAGGAGAAACGACGCAAGCTGCATAACCTCATCCGCACCCACGTACACAGCGGCGAGTGTCCATCATGCTACCAGAGCTCTCCAGACTTACCGCACGAGTTGAGGGACTGCTGGGAGTGCGGGAGCAGGATCTGTCCATTTGAAAAAGAGCATGCATGTAAGAAGCAATAATATACCAAGTGAAAGGTTAGTTCCTTGCATCCAGTCCTGACTCCTGGAGGGCCAGTACAGTGAAGTATGCTGAACTAAAGGCCTCTCAGGGTTGGATTTGAGGACTTCAGTAAAAAGTGTTTACCCTCAAGGTTACGCCTTTGCACTTTTAGTAGCCTACCTACTGTAGAAAGATGCATGCAGTTGTCTTTTAAAGTTTtacatttaaatgtatttatccatTTATGTACCATAAGTCTTTTAAAGATACATTAATCCATGTTCCCATGTGAAAGAGACATATTTACAACACAAAAGGTATACCATAAGGTACTACCTCATTGTTAGAAAAACTAgagtttaaagggctgatgacacgaacatgactctatgcaatttcttaaataaactatacaacatggcaaacatgttagatttctgttatatttacgtgaaaagaagctgttgttacgcgaatatccaacttttaattgcacagagcaagaaaactgggtccgtggctcgcggccatgctgtgacgtcagcggaagaacacgctgcggttcactggctgttctactcaatggaaatggcgcatgaaaacgccggtctacttggcagctggcatcacagttctgaacaaaagaacaaccaaatactggtactttaagcagtgatcatgatggcatgattttatctgattttaaataaatgagattgataataatgtgaatgttcacaactagtacatacaaactctgcagcttctgattcagcagctgcgtcatactccgcaaaaacatcagcaagaacctacaatataaatggaaatgcaatacactaagctcaaatgacttttggaaagtataatttctaaattttttctacatattcttcaagtcggtcatcggggtacttgctaccgttccctaacaatgcatggcaaagggtaaagtgtagtgttgctgcgagtacttgctaaagcctccggtggaagatcctcgatgtgctgataagacatacagttctatataaacacacaagtgtcacgataatcacaaaacagatgcaaattgttaaaatacctaatttttaagcaatcatgtattgatctcttccgaatagaatctatgatagcctaccctctttaccctttgcctctcgttgctaggcggcagttacatgaaagccgcaagctttcacaagcaaatacatgactgatatcatgccgactttatgattgcatttatgattatcatgaatgtgtactctatgatgtgtactctatgagcgctctggagcgagtcacttccaagatggccgcgcagaccgcatggttactatttttagcatcatgtcggagcactctatagctctatgtacctttatcttatgtcgtttctcaacacatgttctgacaggaggactgtctttggaggagtcgccttgtcccaggcgactgctggatccggcatagctactagtagaccccctccggaatactgtaggcactgctgatggtagtaacacacgtttgtgctgaactgaacacgcaagagattcttttaagctgggaagggtgtcaaaacaatccaaatcgaagtgtttagAGCACAGgagggatgttggtgagggctcccacttgtcaggagtgcgcctgacttgcttcacccacttcgcatgcagctcgggatctctgggaaacttgaataaacttaccccatccttgtgggttttggagcaaaagccggcaacacaacgcgaaggcataataactatacagtatatatatataataataatgtataataatgtataataataattaataataataataataatgataaactgaacacctgtcgcatcaacaacaaactgctaagttaggaggaagattctttcactgacgtcatatagcccctcctcctcattcgtctcctgggtgctgcagccccatcaaatttgcccaaatagccgtgttttttatcataacttgtaaaatatgcgccttcgtgaattaatatatggatcatcgggaattactttttatgttataaaacatcgccaaagatgtcaaaaacgtgtcatcagccctttaacagcTTTGTTTTTCCTTCTGAGAATGTTGGTGGTCAGTTACTGGGGCAACTTAGACAATTACACTGCTGATAACATCTCACAGACTCAACTGATAAAAAACACAAAGGGTATTTCTATGATTCATCATTTGCAGGTTACGTGATATATTTTCTGTACAGCAGGCTGGAACTTCCTTTGTCTGTTATGGTCAATGTCTTTTAATCTTTGAAAATTTCTGTTATTTACTTTATATCTATGTTTTCTTTATGTCATGATCATTGATGGATGATTAATCACTGTGTGAACTAACCTAATTAAAACATATAGCCTAACCATATAGGAATACATTAAAAAAGCTTGCCAGAAGGGTTCACAGAGCATCTGATTGAGACTAGAAGTGTGCATCAAGACTGGAATTCCacagtatgcaaaaaaaaaaaaaaaaaatcactcaagcAGGAGAGTTTTGCTTTCATATTTTATACTCGCTAAGGTCactgtacaaagacaacattccTTTATGAATAGGAGACATACAGTTCTTGGTTTAATCCATCATCAGTGGTTTGCTCCACTAGTTCGAGTTAAATGCTGCCTTAATCAAAAGATTTCTACCATGTATTTCTATAAATGCACAAAATAAACATGGTTTTATTTACTATACAGTGTCTGTTCCATACCTcacatcagtgttgtagtcgagtcactaaacctcgagtccgagtccagtctcgagtccccagtgttcaagtccgagtcaagtccaagtcattaaagaaaattttgagtcaagtccactactgatccgagtcgagtcaagTCCattactgatccgagtcgagtccgagaacaagactccaaccacaccatttgatggtggctgttgctgcctttatgtgaaagcgtctctgctactgtgttggactaacgttaccgcCCCACTGACTGCCCcactttagttaataggctacagataaaaagcttgttcatcactcagcaagccccgcccactatcaacagggcaaataacatgaaagagggttaacactagctagttcattggtcaacaagccccgctatcaacagggcaatgaacatagcgtgtcacttccttctctgggtggagtcttgccaaataacgattgaagttcgaggttgtccccattgtctcctcgatagttcttctacatatggaacacatagcagtgcattttttcccactgcacaagaagtctgtataagcaaagagagcaatcctaggggcttctctccaggcattttagcaccattaatgttagttttttcctgaacatgacgtatgaacaggtgaatgtgcattctcttgcacgaaattagcataaaaattaatgtagatataaatatatatattgtgCCAAAATATTCTGGCatgttactaaaaaaaaaaaaattagagtctTCGTCTCTAGTtgatgagtctgaatgcagttaatgcacgcatctgagtcatcagtgctcaagtccaagtcaagttacgagtccttaaaattagggcatgagtcggactcaagtcagagtcctggacttgagtactacaagcctgcctcacACAGTCTATGCAGTGTGCACAGGGCAAcaggattttaaaaaataaatgtatttgaaAAATATTAGCATGTAAGTTAATTATGTATGTTTTTCATTGTTGTTAATTGAACATTCTTCATTCTTCAAAATATTCCCAGAAAATTATATGGGCATTATAGTAAAATGCAGGACTCTGTTTAGATGAGCAGCAGCACTGCGTCCCAGCTGTAAGTAACAAAGCTAAAAACTGAAGTAAATCTGATAAAATATTATTAGATGGCTATTGTTGTTTATTATAAACAACAGTAGGGAAAAATCATTGTTTTGACACATAGTTCCATTGCTTAGGCCGACTCAGTCACATTAGATAGAAAGTGTGCCAGAAAGTTCCATAGGGTGTCTGGTTGAGACCATGAACTTGATTGAAGCAGCTGAAGAACAGTTCAGGACTTGAATTAAGTTATGTTATGCAAATTTCTATTTGCTGTTATAACTtgtgaatggggggggggggaacccttCTTATCCCTtcatccttgtttttttttttagtgtttccAGGGGCATCATGATAGGTATCATTAAAAATAATAGTCTAGACCACATCCTTCCACTTCTGGTTGAAATCCAAATACAGATCAAGATGTGAATTCAGATATAAATACAGATAAAGGCGTTGTGTTGCACCCCTACTATAGTCtaaattctaaaatagttatgttTGCATGGGAATTCCCTGATCACTGACTTGACCTGATTGAATGAATTCCTGTTACATGTAAGTTAATTTCATTATTAAAATTTTCTTGACATTTTGTGCAGTACCAGAGATCATGGTGTTAAGCATCAGTCTCTATGGGCTAtttcacaatcagggtatacTTTTCAAGTCCACAagagtccaaaaatcaaacctcagatttttgtgtttctctgctgccaaaaattaccttttgagatggaaattaactGCGCAGAAATTCAAagctacaggtcatatactgggaatgttacttgtggtgagaagacagcatatagtgtatttctaaGATTGACCCACTTTCTTACAGTCCACAAGAGTAACATATACAAAGTGAAAACCTGTTGAAATGTATGTGACTTTAAGTACAAATTTTCCAGGACTGTGCAGCAATGTTTGTacatggttgttgttgttttgtctgtaaccgcttatcccatgcGGGGTCgcagggcctatcccagctgaccatgggcaagaggcagggtacacgctggacaagtcgtcaggtcatcacagggatgacacacacatagagacacaaacaaccattcacactcaattagaggcaccaattaacctaacctgcatatctttagactgtgggaggaatcccacgcagacacggggagaacatacaaactccagacagaaaggcccttgtcggccactgggttcaaacccagaaccttcttgctgtgaggcaacaactaaccactacaccaccctgtatgtggtggtgactgtaataacaactgaagtggtaaccataatccttgtggttttccaaaTAGCACACTTTTTGacggactcacatttcaaccacgtgaagctctgctgcaaatgtgtctca
Above is a window of Neoarius graeffei isolate fNeoGra1 chromosome 28, fNeoGra1.pri, whole genome shotgun sequence DNA encoding:
- the gig2o gene encoding grass carp reovirus (GCRV)-induced gene 2o; amino-acid sequence: MAGVVHFAGWCAVEDSKTLSEGEEPKSGRVYIMYHGTHIDNAESIIINGFKPSTGGMLGRGVYTSRNIRKAMCYPLRTDKRDQVVFKLKVNVGKVKKINCDNHPLRTTWHNNGYDCAWVPPHSNLSTVKSGREEDCVWDPKRITVVDVACCVDKEKRRKLHNLIRTHVHSGECPSCYQSSPDLPHELRDCWECGSRICPFEKEHACKKQ